The following coding sequences lie in one Halobacteria archaeon AArc-dxtr1 genomic window:
- a CDS encoding TIGR00341 family protein — protein sequence MRLVQLTVPTGSRQAILETLDERGIDYVVSDETSDRTYNAVVYFPLPSAAVEPVLDALQDQGIDEDAYTVVVDAETVISSRFEELQAEYESGDVESDRISRQELRAEAESLTPSFGIYATMTIVSAIVATAGLLLDSPAVVVGSMVIAPLIGPALGASVGTVLDDEELFTKSVKYQLLGVILAIAAAAIFAFAVRMGNIVPPGLDIAAVDEIAERLTPDLLSLAVALGAGVAGIVAISTGIAVALVGVMIAAALIPPAAAAGVAIAWGQPSAAIGATVLVLVNVLSVNLAGLLTLWYTGYRPDDFFRIGTAEKRVRRRVVGLVLIVLVFAVFLGGITFASYTAGTFEENARDEVELVLEEEEYAEFQLLDLSVELDDSYPFRSPERVVVTIGGPPGVDAPELVDEIHERVVSQTDEDITVEVRYVERAVR from the coding sequence GTGCGGCTGGTACAGCTGACGGTTCCGACCGGATCGCGTCAGGCGATCCTCGAGACCTTAGACGAGCGGGGGATCGATTACGTCGTGAGCGACGAGACCAGCGACCGAACCTACAACGCGGTGGTCTACTTCCCCCTCCCGTCGGCTGCCGTCGAACCTGTCCTCGATGCCCTGCAGGATCAGGGGATCGACGAGGACGCGTACACGGTGGTCGTCGACGCCGAGACGGTCATCTCGAGTCGTTTTGAAGAGCTTCAAGCGGAGTACGAGAGCGGCGACGTCGAGTCCGATCGCATCTCGAGACAGGAACTGCGTGCGGAAGCCGAGTCGTTGACGCCTTCCTTTGGCATCTACGCGACGATGACGATCGTGAGTGCGATCGTCGCGACCGCCGGACTCTTACTCGACTCGCCGGCCGTGGTGGTGGGATCGATGGTGATCGCCCCTCTGATCGGTCCGGCACTGGGGGCGAGCGTCGGGACCGTGCTAGACGACGAGGAGCTGTTCACGAAGAGCGTGAAGTACCAGCTACTCGGCGTCATCCTCGCGATTGCAGCCGCCGCGATATTCGCGTTCGCGGTCAGGATGGGAAACATCGTTCCGCCCGGGCTCGACATCGCGGCCGTCGACGAGATTGCAGAGCGACTGACGCCCGATCTGCTCTCGCTTGCGGTCGCGCTCGGCGCCGGCGTCGCCGGAATCGTCGCGATCTCGACCGGGATCGCGGTCGCGCTCGTCGGCGTGATGATCGCGGCGGCGCTTATCCCGCCCGCGGCAGCCGCAGGCGTCGCCATCGCGTGGGGACAGCCGAGCGCGGCTATCGGCGCGACCGTCCTCGTGCTGGTCAACGTCCTCTCGGTGAACCTCGCCGGACTGCTCACGCTGTGGTACACCGGCTACCGACCGGACGACTTCTTCCGGATTGGCACTGCAGAAAAGCGAGTTCGACGGCGCGTCGTCGGGCTCGTCCTCATCGTTCTCGTCTTCGCCGTCTTTCTCGGCGGAATCACGTTTGCCTCGTACACGGCCGGGACCTTCGAGGAAAACGCCCGCGACGAGGTCGAACTGGTCCTCGAAGAGGAGGAGTACGCCGAGTTCCAGTTGCTCGATCTCTCGGTCGAACTCGACGACAGCTATCCGTTCCGTAGCCCCGAGCGGGTCGTAGTCACGATCGGTGGTCCCCCCGGCGTTGACGCCCCGGAGCTGGTCGACGAGATTCACGAACGGGTC